A genomic stretch from Spiroplasma endosymbiont of Clivina fossor includes:
- a CDS encoding IS1/IS1595 family N-terminal zinc-binding domain-containing protein — protein sequence MEKIIQELVNTLTDDQFLEFYEKVKQQAELIKKQKRLNEIDQKFRAQGIKCPKCESYHCVKNGHNSEGKQKYLCKNCRASFDAFRNHFIYWSHLNYEQWNLLIQISLLGQSSKTISRFIKTTLKTAWYNRQKLMKSKQLENTQLKFKKLSGKIQIDETFIKEIHKGNFKYKTDPRRIHLDPFATNTKCCIQMAIDNNNNIYVKSTNTKRLQKQWVIENMNKELINENSIITSDMQKLYFLVAKQTNSTLCVTKTTINPEASYRNLNKISKLQSSLKEALIHYHGLGFTNIQNYLNLWKWKYQHKGLTPNQQTAVLYFNV from the coding sequence ATGGAAAAAATAATTCAAGAACTAGTAAATACTTTAACAGATGATCAATTTTTAGAATTTTATGAAAAAGTCAAACAACAAGCAGAATTAATAAAAAAACAAAAACGTTTAAATGAAATTGATCAAAAATTTAGAGCGCAAGGTATTAAATGCCCTAAATGTGAATCTTACCATTGCGTTAAAAATGGACATAATTCAGAAGGAAAACAAAAATATTTATGTAAAAATTGCCGTGCAAGTTTTGACGCTTTTCGTAATCATTTTATTTATTGAAGTCATTTAAATTATGAACAATGAAATTTATTGATTCAAATTTCATTGCTGGGGCAATCTAGTAAAACAATTTCTCGTTTTATTAAAACTACATTAAAAACTGCTTGATATAATCGTCAAAAATTAATGAAATCAAAACAATTAGAAAATACCCAATTAAAATTTAAAAAATTATCTGGTAAAATCCAAATCGATGAAACATTTATTAAAGAAATCCATAAAGGAAATTTCAAATATAAAACTGATCCACGAAGAATTCACCTTGACCCATTCGCAACTAATACTAAATGCTGTATTCAAATGGCAATTGATAATAATAACAATATTTATGTTAAATCCACAAACACCAAACGTTTACAAAAACAATGAGTTATTGAAAATATGAACAAAGAATTAATTAACGAAAATTCAATTATTACTTCCGATATGCAAAAATTATATTTTTTAGTAGCAAAACAAACAAATTCTACTTTATGTGTAACTAAAACAACAATTAATCCTGAAGCTAGTTATCGTAACTTAAATAAAATCAGTAAATTACAATCTAGTCTTAAAGAAGCCTTAATTCATTATCATGGTTTAGGTTTTACTAATATTCAAAATTATTTAAATCTCTGAAAATGAAAATACCAACATAAGGGTTTAACTCCAAATCAACAAACAGCGGTATTATATTTTAATGTATAA
- a CDS encoding PQQ-binding-like beta-propeller repeat protein, translated as MKKLLEILGTITIASSGIAGIVANSPYKKAKLENINNKRQKRRNNENINRAKIVITTKEKIESSGVVLNNKVYFGSQDHNVYEYDPATEQQKIVIRTEGEVWSSGVVFNNKLYFGSDDHNVYEYDPATNQQKTVITANSLIRTSGVVFNNKLYFGSSDKNVYEYNPATGQQKTVIKTNGWIDSSGVVFNNKLYFGSSDKNVYEYDPVTEQQKTVIKTNGEILSKGIILNNNLYFGSWDKNVYEYDPVTEQQKTIIRTKGKVQTSGVVFNTKLYFGSFDHNVYEYDPVTRQQKVVITANSLIRTSGVVFNTNLYFGSSDNNVYEYNPATGQQKIVIKTNGEVISSGVVLNNKLYVGSHDHNVYEYDTNYYNLEQINNSDLRQINNNSDNTILNELNYLNPDLDISQLEIISKTNNSAVVKEKNNLNNDNKLEIHYSIDNEQSKIINLNELIKKASFFKFRDENPNLKFKEIKNIFNFVENSWYLLNILNFRYILIW; from the coding sequence ATGAAAAAATTACTAGAAATTTTAGGAACAATAACAATAGCAAGTAGTGGAATAGCAGGAATTGTTGCTAATAGTCCTTATAAAAAAGCAAAATTAGAAAATATTAATAATAAAAGACAAAAACGAAGAAACAATGAAAATATAAATAGAGCAAAAATTGTTATTACAACAAAAGAAAAAATTGAATCTTCTGGTGTTGTTTTAAACAATAAAGTATATTTTGGTTCACAAGATCATAATGTTTATGAGTATGATCCTGCTACAGAACAACAAAAAATTGTTATTAGAACAGAAGGAGAAGTTTGATCTTCTGGTGTGGTTTTCAACAATAAATTATATTTTGGTTCTGATGATCATAATGTTTATGAGTATGATCCAGCTACAAATCAACAAAAAACTGTTATTACAGCAAATAGTCTTATAAGAACTTCTGGTGTAGTATTTAATAATAAACTATATTTTGGTTCATCAGATAAAAATGTGTATGAATATAATCCTGCTACAGGACAACAAAAAACTGTTATTAAAACAAATGGATGAATTGATTCTTCTGGTGTAGTATTTAATAATAAACTATATTTTGGTTCATCAGATAAAAATGTGTATGAATATGATCCAGTAACAGAACAACAAAAAACTGTTATTAAAACAAATGGAGAAATTCTTTCTAAAGGAATTATTTTAAATAATAATTTATATTTTGGCTCATGAGATAAAAATGTTTATGAATATGATCCAGTAACAGAACAACAAAAAACTATCATTAGAACAAAAGGGAAAGTTCAAACTTCTGGTGTAGTATTTAATACTAAACTATATTTTGGTTCATTCGATCACAATGTTTATGAATATGATCCAGTAACACGACAACAAAAAGTTGTTATTACAGCAAATAGTCTTATAAGAACTTCTGGTGTAGTATTTAATACTAACCTATATTTTGGTTCATCAGATAATAATGTTTATGAATATAATCCTGCTACAGGGCAACAAAAAATTGTTATTAAAACAAATGGAGAAGTTATATCTTCTGGTGTGGTTTTAAACAACAAATTATATGTTGGTTCACATGATCATAATGTTTATGAATATGATACTAACTATTACAATTTAGAACAAATTAATAATTCTGATTTAAGACAAATTAATAATAACTCTGATAATACAATTTTAAATGAATTAAATTATTTAAATCCTGATTTAGATATTTCGCAATTAGAGATTATTAGCAAAACAAATAATTCAGCTGTAGTAAAAGAAAAAAATAATTTAAATAATGATAATAAATTAGAAATACATTATTCAATTGATAATGAACAAAGTAAAATTATTAATTTAAATGAATTAATTAAAAAAGCATCATTTTTTAAATTTCGAGATGAAAATCCTAATTTAAAGTTTAAAGAAATAAAAAATATTTTTAATTTTGTCGAAAACTCTTGATATTTATTGAATATACTTAATTTTAGGTATATTTTAATATGATAG
- a CDS encoding IS1/IS1595 family N-terminal zinc-binding domain-containing protein gives MEKIIQELVNTLTDDQFLEFYEKIKQQAELIKKQKRLNEIDQKFRAHGIKCPKCESYHCVKNGHNSEGKQKYLCKNCRASFDAFRNHFIYWSHLNYEQWNLLIQISLLGQSSKTISRFIKTTLKTAWYNRQKLMKSKQLENTQLKFKKLSGKIQIDETFIKEIHKGNFKYKTDPRRIHLDPFATNTKCCIQMAIDNNNNIYVKSTNTKRLQKQWVIENMNKELINENSIITSDMQKLYFLVAKQTNSTLCVTKTTINPEASYRNLNKISKLQSSLKEALIHCVKNGHNSEGKQKYLCKNCRASFDAFRNHFIYWSHLNYEQWNLLIQISLLGQSSKTISRFIKTTLKTAWYNRQKLMKSKQLENTQLKFKKLSDKIQIDETFIKEIHKGNFKYKTDPRRIHLDPFATNTKCCIQMAIDNNNNIYVKSTNTKRLQKQWVIENMNKELINENSIITSDMQKLYFLVAKQTNSTLCVTKTTINPEASYRNLNKISKLQSSLKEALIHYHGLGFTNIQNYLNLWKWKYQHKGLTPNQQTAVLYFNI, from the coding sequence ATGGAAAAAATAATTCAAGAACTAGTAAATACTTTAACAGATGATCAATTTTTAGAATTTTATGAAAAAATCAAACAACAAGCAGAATTAATAAAAAAACAAAAACGTTTAAATGAAATTGATCAAAAATTTAGAGCGCACGGTATTAAATGCCCTAAATGTGAATCTTACCATTGCGTTAAAAATGGACATAATTCAGAAGGAAAACAAAAATATTTATGTAAAAATTGTCGTGCAAGTTTTGACGCTTTTCGTAATCATTTTATTTATTGAAGTCATTTAAATTATGAACAATGAAATTTATTGATTCAAATTTCATTGCTGGGACAATCTAGTAAAACAATTTCTCGTTTTATTAAAACTACATTAAAAACTGCTTGATATAATCGTCAAAAATTAATGAAATCAAAACAATTAGAAAATACCCAATTAAAATTTAAAAAATTATCTGGTAAAATCCAAATCGATGAAACATTCATTAAAGAAATCCATAAAGGAAATTTCAAATATAAAACTGATCCACGAAGAATTCACCTTGACCCATTCGCAACTAATACTAAATGCTGTATTCAAATGGCAATTGATAATAATAACAATATTTATGTTAAATCCACAAACACCAAACGTTTACAAAAACAATGAGTTATTGAAAATATGAACAAAGAATTAATTAACGAAAATTCAATTATTACTTCTGATATGCAAAAATTATATTTTTTAGTAGCAAAACAAACAAATTCTACTTTATGTGTAACTAAAACAACAATTAATCCTGAAGCTAGTTATCGTAACTTAAATAAAATCAGTAAATTACAATCTAGTCTTAAAGAAGCCTTAATTCATTGCGTTAAAAATGGACATAATTCAGAAGGAAAACAAAAATATTTATGTAAAAATTGCCGTGCAAGTTTTGACGCTTTTCGTAATCATTTTATTTATTGAAGTCATTTAAATTATGAACAATGAAATTTATTGATTCAAATTTCATTGCTGGGGCAATCTAGTAAAACAATTTCTCGTTTTATTAAAACTACATTAAAAACTGCTTGATATAATCGTCAAAAATTAATGAAATCAAAACAATTAGAAAATACCCAATTAAAATTTAAAAAATTATCTGATAAAATCCAAATCGATGAAACATTTATTAAAGAAATCCACAAAGGAAATTTCAAATATAAAACTGATCCACGAAGAATTCACCTTGACCCATTCGCAACTAATACTAAATGCTGTATTCAAATGGCAATTGATAATAATAACAATATTTATGTTAAATCCACAAACACCAAACGTTTACAAAAACAATGAGTTATTGAAAATATGAACAAAGAATTAATTAACGAAAATTCAATTATTACTTCTGATATGCAAAAATTATATTTTTTAGTAGCAAAACAAACAAATTCTACTTTATGTGTAACTAAAACAACAATTAATCCTGAAGCTAGTTATCGTAACTTAAATAAAATCAGTAAATTACAATCTAGTCTTAAAGAAGCCTTAATTCATTATCATGGTTTAGGTTTTACTAATATTCAAAATTATTTAAATCTCTGAAAATGAAAATACCAACATAAGGGTTTAACTCCAAACCAACAAACAGCGGTATTATATTTTAATATATAA
- a CDS encoding transposase family protein gives MKTQVIIEKDSKKIISSDFSYGKNHDFKILKDSKIKFLPETTVLVDLGYQGIQKINHNVLIPKRKSKKNPLNKEEKQNNERISKMRIVIENVFAILKKFKIISEKYRNRRKRFALRFNLIASIYNLQLLV, from the coding sequence ATAAAAACACAAGTTATAATTGAAAAAGATAGTAAAAAAATTATTAGTTCTGATTTTTCTTATGGTAAAAACCATGACTTTAAAATTTTAAAAGATTCAAAAATTAAATTTTTACCAGAAACAACTGTTTTAGTGGATTTAGGTTATCAAGGCATACAAAAAATTAATCATAATGTTTTAATTCCTAAAAGAAAATCAAAGAAAAACCCTTTAAATAAAGAAGAAAAGCAAAATAATGAGCGAATTTCAAAAATGAGAATTGTTATTGAAAATGTTTTTGCTATACTTAAAAAATTTAAAATTATTAGTGAAAAATATCGAAATCGTAGAAAAAGATTTGCTTTAAGATTTAATTTAATAGCTTCAATTTATAATTTACAACTATTAGTTTAA